GCCAGTGTCATCTCTTCTAGGCGGTCTAGAGCTCTATTGATAGACGCTTTTTGGCTTGCCTTGACCGACTCACGATAGATGGTTAAGTTATTAACATTGGCAAGGCTAGACGGTTCAAGCTGTGCAATGACATCTTTTAATCTTGCCCCATAGGGTAGTACCACCGCCCCATTACCCTTGTGAGCCCCCGTGACCTGCACCGCTATCGTCCCTGCATGACGGTCGGACGTTACCACGAGCGTGTCGCCATTTTGAACAGGGATATTTCGTGCTTCACTTAGGGCGTAGTACTCTGCCGTCTTCGCTTTGCCTGATGCTCGGGTAATGCTGACGTTGGTGGCATCTGGCAGGGGGTTTGCAACAGCAAGCACATCCGAGATGGTCAAGTCATTCACCCCAAACTCAAAGACATATTCGTTCTGCACTCGACCTGAGATGGCAAAGGTTTGTTTTTGGGGGGCGACATTAATCACGTCCCCATCTCTAAACGAAAATGGCGACAAGCGACCCATGATAAGAAAATCATATAGGTTAATTTGTTGGACGACTTGACCACCACGCAAAATCTGCACGTCAATATAACTGCCACGCTTAGGATCGACACCGCCTGCACGGTCTAAGTAGGATAAGACACTATCGGCTGCCAATCCGCCATAGTAGCCCGGTTGATTGACAAAGCCTGTTACAAATACCTTAACGGGCTGAGCCTGCTCCAATGACGCATACACGCCCACATTAGAGCGGTAAATGCGTGCGATTGCCGACTGTACCACGTTTTGTAATTGTCCGTTTTGAATGCCCGCCACACGCACCGGCCCCACATTTGGCAAAAAGATATTACCCTGCGGGTCAACGGTCATCGTGGCGGCATACTGATACGCTCCCCACATTCGCACCTGTACGTTGTCGCCAACATTGATGACATAGCTGTCATTAAAGGTAGAGCCTGATGTGGTGGCAAACGCCCCACGAAAGAGCTGTTCGCCAAAAATCCGTACGTCTGTTTTGACATGTTGAATGGCAGGGGTGTTATTGATGATGGCATGGGTTGGCATACTTGCCATCGCCACGGCTTCGGCGGTGGTTGCCTCTGATGGCACGTCTCCGCTACCATTTATCACGCCTGCCAATCTGCCTGTGTTGCTGTCTGTGGCAAAGTTGGTATTGGCAAAGGCAGTGCCACTTAGTATCAAAGCAATGGCTAAGGGGGTTTTTATTAGCAAATGTTTCATTGTCTTATTTTCCATTATTTGGCGTGATCTTTGATGACCGCCATCACCAATA
This Moraxella sp. K1664 DNA region includes the following protein-coding sequences:
- a CDS encoding polysaccharide biosynthesis/export family protein, which translates into the protein MKHLLIKTPLAIALILSGTAFANTNFATDSNTGRLAGVINGSGDVPSEATTAEAVAMASMPTHAIINNTPAIQHVKTDVRIFGEQLFRGAFATTSGSTFNDSYVINVGDNVQVRMWGAYQYAATMTVDPQGNIFLPNVGPVRVAGIQNGQLQNVVQSAIARIYRSNVGVYASLEQAQPVKVFVTGFVNQPGYYGGLAADSVLSYLDRAGGVDPKRGSYIDVQILRGGQVVQQINLYDFLIMGRLSPFSFRDGDVINVAPQKQTFAISGRVQNEYVFEFGVNDLTISDVLAVANPLPDATNVSITRASGKAKTAEYYALSEARNIPVQNGDTLVVTSDRHAGTIAVQVTGAHKGNGAVVLPYGARLKDVIAQLEPSSLANVNNLTIYRESVKASQKASINRALDRLEEMTLATQSTTREEAQLRSEDAKLVEQFINKARRIEPTGRVVVVPNSWQDIILEQGDIIHIPAQTSVITVNGQVRNQGALTFNADLTVGDYIAKSGGFDDNADSDEILVMHQNGETSVVNTAYRIQEGDEIMVLPKVKTRRVEIARGIAQVIYQLAVATGVIVKL